Proteins co-encoded in one Halococcoides cellulosivorans genomic window:
- a CDS encoding P-II family nitrogen regulator, giving the protein MTDADIEMVVAMIRPDKLGAVKQALAEAGAPSLTVTQVSGRGSQAAKKGQWRGEEYVVDLLQKVKVECVVADTPTDDVVEAIREAAHTGEKGDGKIFVLPVSDAIQVRTGERGPDAV; this is encoded by the coding sequence ATGACCGACGCTGACATCGAGATGGTCGTCGCGATGATTCGTCCGGACAAACTCGGCGCGGTCAAACAGGCGCTGGCGGAGGCGGGCGCGCCGTCGCTGACGGTAACCCAGGTCTCGGGCCGTGGTTCACAGGCCGCGAAAAAGGGCCAGTGGCGCGGCGAGGAGTACGTCGTCGACTTACTCCAGAAGGTCAAAGTCGAGTGTGTCGTCGCCGACACCCCGACCGACGACGTGGTCGAGGCGATCCGCGAGGCCGCCCACACCGGTGAGAAAGGCGACGGGAAGATCTTCGTCCTCCCGGTGTCGGACGCCATCCAGGTCCGCACGGGCGAGCGCGGCCCCGACGCGGTGTAA
- a CDS encoding Lrp/AsnC family transcriptional regulator, with protein sequence MVDATDRRLIDAMLADGRASLREIGERSDVSPTTVSARLEGLESVVGSVVPLIDYEQLGYETAIVRLRVDGPSREGVLDRLDERPELTSVYAVTGPTDVIAIGSFENREALDDTHREILALDGVRDVEVAVVRSVAASFEQFPVADRA encoded by the coding sequence ATGGTCGACGCGACCGACCGCCGATTGATCGACGCGATGCTCGCGGACGGTCGCGCCAGCCTGCGTGAGATCGGCGAACGGAGCGACGTCTCACCGACCACCGTCTCTGCGCGACTGGAGGGACTCGAAAGCGTGGTCGGGTCGGTCGTCCCGCTGATCGACTACGAACAGCTGGGCTACGAGACCGCGATCGTTCGCCTCCGGGTCGACGGGCCGTCCCGAGAGGGCGTGCTCGACCGTCTCGACGAGCGTCCCGAACTCACCTCCGTCTACGCGGTCACCGGCCCGACGGACGTGATCGCGATCGGGAGCTTCGAGAATCGGGAGGCGCTCGACGACACGCACCGGGAGATCCTCGCGCTCGACGGCGTTCGCGACGTCGAAGTCGCCGTCGTTCGGTCGGTCGCCGCGTCGTTCGAGCAGTTCCCGGTGGCCGATCGGGCCTAA
- a CDS encoding DUF998 domain-containing protein, whose product MAQSSWRDALAVETDRPRLAGGALAGAGLVLTTGITVSGALYPDYSIHAQTISALGGHDASGQLVQPAALVFTLALALTGVLLIVAGVTGWPTIDRPVAGGLCLTGLGVLGVGAFPEHLGAPHAISALVAFAGGGATALGAARATRGPIRWLSALLGTWALGALVAFLVFFGDTPLGVGGLERLISIPIQGWAMVFGGWLIGGADNRSSVKTH is encoded by the coding sequence ATGGCCCAGTCGAGCTGGCGCGACGCGCTCGCAGTGGAGACCGACCGCCCCCGACTCGCTGGCGGCGCGCTGGCAGGCGCTGGACTCGTGCTCACGACCGGCATCACCGTGTCGGGCGCACTGTATCCCGACTACTCGATTCACGCCCAGACCATCAGTGCACTGGGCGGGCACGACGCGTCTGGGCAATTGGTCCAGCCTGCCGCGCTCGTCTTTACGCTGGCGCTGGCTCTCACTGGCGTGCTCCTGATCGTGGCGGGTGTGACCGGGTGGCCGACGATCGATCGGCCCGTCGCGGGCGGACTCTGCCTGACCGGACTGGGCGTCCTCGGCGTCGGAGCGTTTCCCGAACACCTCGGCGCCCCGCACGCGATCAGCGCGCTCGTGGCCTTTGCGGGCGGCGGGGCGACGGCACTGGGCGCCGCCCGTGCGACGCGCGGTCCGATACGGTGGCTCTCGGCGCTCCTCGGGACGTGGGCGCTGGGCGCACTGGTGGCCTTTCTGGTGTTCTTTGGGGACACCCCACTCGGCGTCGGCGGCCTCGAACGGCTCATCTCGATTCCGATCCAGGGCTGGGCAATGGTGTTCGGTGGGTGGCTGATCGGGGGAGCGGACAACCGATCGTCAGTCAAAACGCACTAA